The following is a genomic window from Syntrophales bacterium.
GCCTGCTCGCTTGTCGTGCCGCCCGAAGAGATCGACGTGGTTCTCATCCCTGCGGTTGCCTTCGATCGTCAGGGACGGAGAGTTGGTTATGGCGGCGGCTACTATGACCGTTTTTTGCCAAAGGTTCCCCGCGCCGCAAGGATCGGCATGGTTTTTTCCTGCCAGATCGTTCCCGCGGTCAATGCCGATGCTTATGACATCCCCGCGCAGAAAATTGTGACGGAAAAAGGTGTTATCGTTTCCGTGATGGATGTGTCGTAACAACCGGAGGCAGAAGGGTAGGGAGCGCGCAATTGACTGTTCAGATGTAAATATTCCTTGACAAGCATAAACTGCCGCCATAAACTCCCGCCGCTAAGGAGGTGCGGACATTGTGGGCGGAAGCAGGGTAGAGACGGCTGAAAACGTAACTTCAGGGAACTATGGGCCTGCCTGTACGAAATAGCTCACGGTCGGGAAATGCATCGGAAATTTCAGGGAAGTAGGACTTGGTTTTGAGCAAGAATTCACCTGCGGTGAAGCGAAGCGTTTTGTGCAGTGCGCTGTCAGAAGGTGGATGTGACCGCCGCGGGAATCCAGAAAAACTGAGGAGGTAAGAACGCTTGTATAAGATTTTACACATTGAGCAACTGGTGCCCAGCATCCATCTTTTTAAGGTTGAGGCGCCGGAAGTAGCGAAAAAGGCGCAAGCCGGACAATTTGTAGTCGTCCGGCTTGATGAAACGGGCGAGCGGATTCCACTCACTTTTGCTGACTGGGATGCGCAAGAGGGCACGGTTACCATCATCTTTATGGAAGTTGGCACCACTACCCACCGCCTGGCAAGAATGAAGGCCGGCGATTATATCGCCGATTTTGTTGGTCCTCTGGGCGTGCCCACTCATGTCGAGAAATTCGGCACAGTGCTCTGTGTGGCGGGCGGGGTTGGCGTGGCGCCGATTGTGCCGATCGCCCGCGCCTTAAAGCAGTCCGGCAATAAAGTAATAACGATCATGGGCGCCCGGAGCAAGAACCTGCTTTTTTGGGAAGACAGGCTAAGGGATGCCAGCGACAAACTGATAGTGACTACCGATGATGGCTCGTATGGCCGCAAGGCTCTGGTGACGGAACCGCTGAAGGAACTTCTGGAGGGCGGAGAAAAGATTGATCGGATAATTGCCATTGGTCCCAGCATAATGATGAAGTTCTGCGCGGTGACGAGCAAACCTTTCGGCGTTAAAACTATTGTCAGCCTGAATCCGATAATGGTTGACGGCACCGGCATGTGCGGCTGTTGTCGGGTGGCAGTGGGCGGTGTTACCAAATTTGCCTGTGTGGAAGGTCCTGATTTTGACGGGCACCAGGTGGATTGGAATTTGCTGGCGGCGCGCCAGCGCACTTACACGGCAGAGGAGAAACAGTCTCTGGAGCAGTGGCGCTGTCAGTGCGGCGAACAGAAATAAGCTGAGAGGAGATAGAGGGAGCATTATGGCCAAACTGAATTTGAATCGGATGGAAATGCCCCGGCAGGATGCAATCAAGCGGGGTAAAAATTTCAACGAAGTTGCCCTGGGATATACAAGGGAGATGGCAAAAGAGGAAGCTGGCCGCTGCATTCAGTGCGCCAAGCGCCCCTGTACGGAGGGATGTCCCGTTATGGTCGATATCCCCGAGTTTATCAAGGCTGTTACCGAGGACAACATGCCGGAGGCGGTTCGGGCGCTGAAGGGCAAGAATGCCCTGCCCGGCATCTGCGGGCGGGTCTGCCCCCAGGAGGTGCAGTGTGAAGCAGTATGCACCCTGGGGAAAAAGGGAGCGCCTGTCGCCATCGGGCGGCTGGAACGATATGTGGCCGACTGGGAGCGGGAGAATATCGCGCCGGTTGAGCGCAAGATAGAGCTGGCGACGGCTACCGGCAAGAAAGTGGCAGTGGTCGGATCCGGCCCGGCCAGTCTCACGGCGGCGGCAGATTTAACCAAAATGGGGCATGAGGTCGTAATCTTCGAAGCCCTGCATGTAGCCGGCGGCGTGCTGATGTATGGCATTCCTGAGTTCAGGCTGCCCAAGGCAATAGTTCAGGGTGAGGTTGAGTATGTGAAATCACTGGGGGTTGAGATCAAGATAAACTCCATTGTCGGCAAACTCAACACGGTTGATGAGCTCTTGCAAAATGGCTATTCCGCTGTTTTTCTGGGCACCGGCGCAGGCTTGCCCATATTTCTGAATTGTCCTGGCGAGAACCTCAACGGCATCTATTCGGCTAACGAATTTCTGACCAGGGTGAACCTCATGAAGGCGTATCGTTTCCCCGAGTATGATACCCCGGTGAGAATCGGGAAAAGAGTTGCCGTTATTGGCGGCGGCAACGTGGCAATGGACAGCGCCCGTTGCGCCCTGAGGCTCGGCGCTGAGAAGGTCTATATTATATATCGGCGCTCCGAGGTGGAGCTGCCGGCGCGGCATGAAGAGGTGGAAAATGCCCAGGAAGAGGGCATTGATTTCCGTTTTCTCACCAACCCCAAGCAGTTTATCGGCGATGAAAGCAACAACCTGGTAGCGATGGAGTGCTATCAGATGGAGCTCGGCGAGCCTGACTCAAGCGGCAGACGGCGTCCGATGGTTAAGGAAGGAAGCGAGTTCAAAATTGCTGTTGATGTAGCGATAGTGGCTCTGGGAACTACCCCCAACCCCCTGATAGCCCAGACCACGGCTGGACTGGAGACGACCAAACACGGTACTGTCGTGGCGGATGAGTCCACAGGCAAGACGGTGAAGGCGGGAGTCTGGGCGGGCGGCGACGTGGTCACCGGCTCCGCCACGGTCATCAGCGCCATGGGCGCCGGCAAACGGGCGGCGGCGGACATAGACAAGTTTCTGCGCGGTTGATCTCGCGCTGATTATTGGAATTATTATGGGAATTAAAGAGCCTCGCTCCGGAATGGAGTGGGGCTCTTTAATTCTTCCACTTTTAAATCATCAGATATTTCTGCTTTATCTCTTCATTTGCACTTAGAGCGTCGATAGTTCCCTCGAATTCTATTC
Proteins encoded in this region:
- a CDS encoding sulfide/dihydroorotate dehydrogenase-like FAD/NAD-binding protein, with the protein product MYKILHIEQLVPSIHLFKVEAPEVAKKAQAGQFVVVRLDETGERIPLTFADWDAQEGTVTIIFMEVGTTTHRLARMKAGDYIADFVGPLGVPTHVEKFGTVLCVAGGVGVAPIVPIARALKQSGNKVITIMGARSKNLLFWEDRLRDASDKLIVTTDDGSYGRKALVTEPLKELLEGGEKIDRIIAIGPSIMMKFCAVTSKPFGVKTIVSLNPIMVDGTGMCGCCRVAVGGVTKFACVEGPDFDGHQVDWNLLAARQRTYTAEEKQSLEQWRCQCGEQK
- the gltA gene encoding NADPH-dependent glutamate synthase, whose amino-acid sequence is MAKEEAGRCIQCAKRPCTEGCPVMVDIPEFIKAVTEDNMPEAVRALKGKNALPGICGRVCPQEVQCEAVCTLGKKGAPVAIGRLERYVADWERENIAPVERKIELATATGKKVAVVGSGPASLTAAADLTKMGHEVVIFEALHVAGGVLMYGIPEFRLPKAIVQGEVEYVKSLGVEIKINSIVGKLNTVDELLQNGYSAVFLGTGAGLPIFLNCPGENLNGIYSANEFLTRVNLMKAYRFPEYDTPVRIGKRVAVIGGGNVAMDSARCALRLGAEKVYIIYRRSEVELPARHEEVENAQEEGIDFRFLTNPKQFIGDESNNLVAMECYQMELGEPDSSGRRRPMVKEGSEFKIAVDVAIVALGTTPNPLIAQTTAGLETTKHGTVVADESTGKTVKAGVWAGGDVVTGSATVISAMGAGKRAAADIDKFLRG